A region of Lycium barbarum isolate Lr01 chromosome 3, ASM1917538v2, whole genome shotgun sequence DNA encodes the following proteins:
- the LOC132633901 gene encoding uclacyanin 1-like, protein MGKILLVYVMVIFALAYSGSATNYMVGDNSGWDISTDLDTWLLGKRFVVGDVLLFQFSTYHSVYEVTKENFDGCNITKSLKSSSKGNTSFPLIKPGDSYFICGNRLHCLGGMKLHVNVEDNKKE, encoded by the exons ATGGGAAAGATTTTACTGGTTTATGTCATGGTTATTTTTGCTCTTGCATACTCAGGTTCAGCCACTAACTACATGGTGGGTGATAATTCTGGCTGGGATATTAGCACTGATCTTGATACATGGTTGCTAGGCAAAAGATTTGTCGTTGGCGATGTTCTTT TGTTCCAATTTTCAACGTACCATAGTGTGTATGAGGTAACAAAGGAGAATTTCGATGGGTGCAACATAACCAAATCACTAAAATCGAGCAGCAAAGGCAATACATCTTTCCCATTAATAAAGCCAGGGGACAGTTACTTCATTTGTGGGAACAGGTTACATTGTCTTGGAGGGATGAAACTTCATGTAAATGTTGAAGAtaataaaaaagaatga